From Candidatus Zixiibacteriota bacterium:
CCTACGTCATTGCACCACAGTGTCTTGCGTGTCTCATTCGCTTGGAACGCCAGGTCGTGGTTCGCCATTGGCTTTTTTTGAAGTTTGTGTTAGGTGAGGTGTTTGAAATTGTTTATATTGGATATCGGTGAATTTGGCAATAGGCTGAGTCAACATAGATTTGCCGGAGCAGGCGAGACGATCGCGGCATTTACGTGCTGAGGAAAGTCCGAGCTTCAAAGAGCAAGGTGCCTCCGAAATGGAGGGCGGAGTGATCCGACGGAAAGTGCAGCAGAGAGGAGACCGCCGACGACCCCTCGGGGTCGGGCAAGGGTGAAACGGTGGTGTAAGAGACCACCAGAGGCATGAGTAATCATGTCTGCTTGGTAAACCCCACCTGAAGCAAGGTCAAATAGGCAGGGAGGTGTTGCTCGCACCGCATGACCTGCGGGTAGACCGCTTGGGCAAAAGGAAACTTTTGCTGTAGATGGATGATCGTCGCCCAATTGGGTTACAGAACTCGGCTTATTGCCTGCTACGGCGATTTTTGTTTTTTTAGGGAAGTATGAAATGCCTCGATTAGAATGGGTAGTAGCACCAGAGCCGGACTACAGGGAAGTTGACGAACTCGCTCAGAAACTCAACCTCCCGAATATCATCATTAAGATTCTCATGAACCGCGGACTCACGGACGAGGATGAGATCAAGAGCTTCATTGATCCGAAAATGGAGAATCTCTCCGACCCGTTCCTTCTCAAAGATATGGACAAGGCTGTTGAACGGATTGTCGAAGCTCTCCGGTTGAACGAGAAGATTCTTGTCTACGGCGATTATGATGTCGATGGCGTGACTGCATCGGCTCTTATGTTCCTTGTCCTCAACAAGCTCGGTGCACAGGTGCTTTATTACTTGCCGAATCGGCTTGTGGAAGGGTATGGCCTCTCGGAAGATGGCATCCACGAGGCCGAGCGCCTCGGAGCAACGCTGATAGTATCGGTCGATACGGGTGTGACTGCCAACGACGAAGTCGTCTATGCCCGCGAACGTGGAATTGATGTGGTGGTCACGGATCATCACGAACCGGGGGAGAAACTCCCCGATGCCGTGGCGATTGTGAACCCGAAATGTGACAAAAAGACCGATGCCGGACATGAGTTGGCAGGTGTCGGTGTAGCTTTCAAGGTCGCACAGGCTCTCTACCGCAGACTGAACCAGAACGAGGAGGAGTTGGAAGAGCACCTTGATCTTGTCGCCCTTGGGACTTCGGCAGATATTGTCCCACTCATTCACGAAAATCGAATCCTCACTAAATTCGGAATCAAGCAGATCGTACGCACTACCAAGCCGGGACTCAAGAAGCTTGTGTTTGTCTCCGGTCTCATGGGCAAAGAGATTTCCACCGGTCAGGTAGTGTTCATCCTTGCTCCAAGGATCAACGCCATAGGCAGACTCGGCAATGCGGTAAAAGCTATCAAGCTTCTGACTACGCGCGACGAAAACGCGGCTGGTGAGATAGCGAGATTCCTGGATGAAGAGAATCGCCGAAGGAAAGCAATCGATGAGAAGACTCTGAATGAGGCTCTCGAACTCATGGAGAAGACAGTAGATCTCGAAAAGGACAAGGCAATTGTTCTATCGTCATCCGGATGGCATCAGGGAGTCATCGGAATCGTCGCTTCGCGCCTTGTCGAGCGGTATTATCTTCCGACTGTTTTGATCTCTATCGAAGATGGTGTCGGCAAGGGTTCTGCCAGATCGATACCGGCATTTCACATCTACGAGGCTCTCAGAGGGTGCGGGGATGTGCTGCTGAGGTTTGGTGGACACAAGTATGCTGCGGGGCTGTCTATTGAAGAAAAGAACGTCGAGGAGTTCCGCACTCGTCTCAAGAAGGTTGCGGCGGAACAACTCAGTCCAGACGATCTGACGCCGAAGCTGCATATCGATGCTGAGGTTGACCTTGATGATGTCGACATGGACTTCGTGAATACAATCGAGATGTTTGCGCCGTTTGGTCCACAGAACATGCGCCCCGTGTTCCTGACGAGAAATCTCAATATCGTCGGGCAACCATATATAGTTGGCCGGAATCATCTCAAGATGCGTGTTCGTAAGGGCGAGAGGGAATTCGACGTGATAGGTTTCGGTTTCGGCGATCACGCAAACACTCTTGCCATGCGCGGTGTCGATGTTGATATGGCGTATGTTGTCGAAGCAAACACCTATTACGAACAGGCGCGCATCCAGCTCAGGGTAAAAGACCTGCGATACTGACGATGGCAGTAATCGACAAATTTTTAGATGGCGATCGCAGATCACTCGCCAAGATAATCACGCATGTAGAAAATCGGGCTGACAACTACAGAGAGGTCCTTGCCCGACTCTATCCACGCACTGGCAAGACATACAAAATCGGCTTCACCGGTCCGCCGGGCGCGGGGAAGTCATCGCTGGTCGATCTGGTGGCGAACCAGCTTCTCGAAGATGGCGAAATGGTCAGCATCATCGCAGTCGATCCGTCATCGCCATTCACCGGCGGTGCGCTGCTGGGTGACCGGATCCGCATGGCGAGGCTTTCCAATCATAGAAATGTTTATATCAGGAGCATGGCGACCCGCGGTTCAGGTGGGGGACTTGCTTCGGCTACGAAAGACATCTGCGTAGTGCTCGATTCGTTCGGGTTTGACAAAGTGCTTGTCGAGACTGTCGGTGTCGGGCAGGTAGAACTCGATATCGTCGATACGGCTGATACGGTTGTTGTCGTGCTCGTGCCCGAATCAGGCGATACTATTCAGGCGATGAAAGCGGGACTCATGGAGATCGCCGATGTGTTCTGTCTCAACAAATCTGATCGGGAAGGCGCGGATCGTCTCGCTGCAGAGCTCGAAATGATGCTCGATATAAGGCGTCACGGCAGCGAGTGGCATTATCCGGTGGTACAGACCTCGGCTCTGAAAGGGTGGGGTGTGGACAAGCTGCAGGAGCAGATTGCGGCCCATCAGACGTACCTCAAAGAGAGTGGCAAATTCGAAAAGAGACGGCGCAGACAGGTCAAGAGAGAAATCTATCAGCATCTTCAGGATATGTTGCTCGACGAGGCGAGGAATCGCATCGGCGGTGACGCCACAGTCGAAAAGATAGTCGACGAAATAGCCGAAGGCTCCTCAGACCCGTATACGGAAGCCGAGAGGATATTTCGGGAGCATTTCACCTGAATCCTGCACTTTCACTCGACTGCCCAGTGCAGCTCAGCCTTCCTGTGATTCTAACTGACAGTTAGAAACTACACTTTTATTGAAAAAGTGATTGCAATTATTCAACAATCTCGTAATAGTGTGTTGTCGATATTGATCGGCATGTTCTTTGAAATCAGAATCCGATGAGGGTAATCACCTCCCTAACGTCTTAGTACGTTATGCTGGCTTTGCCAGCCTCGTAAGTGGCACATCGTTGCTAGCGCATTGAGTGGAAGACGTTTTTCATTTGTTCAATTTCGTGGTTGGGTTCTCACTGACCAACGCTCAATGCATGATAGCAAATTATCATTGCTCATGAGAGCATGACTAACGGTGCGCCGCTCGAGTGATGCACCTGTAGGAGCATCACTCGGAAAGAAAAAGCGTCTCGACCGAGAGCCCTGTCAGCGCAGCCTTTGCAGCGGCGAGATATGGGATTTCCTAGAGATATGTCATCTAAAATCTATTACACAAGGAGGTGATGAAGTGACCCCTACGTCGAATTCTGCGGCCTTGATTGAGCAAGCGCGAGCTATTCTGGATCGGTTGCGATCTCGATTGAAGGCTTCAGATGACGAGGGGAAATTGGATCGATTGACCAGCATATTGGATGAGCTGGAAATTAGATCCTGCAATGATTCTTCTGATGCGGAGACAGGGTATTTCGAGTTAACAGTCGGAATTGTACATCTGCTTCTGGAGATCGCGCGGTTTCTACAAATCTGATTTCCCCCTTTTTCTTTTGGAGGTATTATGACCAATATAGGAATGACACTGCGTACAATTCGCAACTTAGCGGGACTTAAGCAGGGAGAACTAGCGGAGAAAGTTGGCGTTTCGTCGAATTATGTATCGCTTGTGGAGAACGAAAGGCGAGAACCGAGCTTGAAATTCCTGCGAAAGGTCGCCGCCGAACTGGGAATCCCGTTGTATGTGTTCTTTTGGGAGAACTCAGTAGCAAGTGACTCGTCTGATCCTCTATCCATTGAAATCACCGAGAAAGTCAATAATTTGTTCTGGGATTTAATCAGACGCAAGCTGTCGCGGACATGAATACTTCTTCGAAGAAAGTATGTCTCTGGGGAAGTGTTGAAGCTTTGGCTAAAACGCTGAAGGTACCCGTTGATGACCTGTTCGCATGGTGCGGAAGGAAGAAGCGGTTTGTGACTGAAGAGGAGCGACTGATCGGGGCCAAGTACCGCCAATTGAAGGTGCCGCACGGCGAATTTAAGGAACTTCTTAGAAAGATCGACCAACAGCTGAAAAGATGTCCGATCCCGAATTACTTCTACGGGTCGAGGAAAGGGGTATCTGCCATCGACTGCGCACTGGTCCATTTGCATAGCCCATATATTCTCAAACTTGATCTCAAGGACTTCTTCCCGAGCACTGACTATCGACGCGTCAGCAACTCCTTGTCGCAGGTGTGTGACAAGGAAGCAGTCCTGAAATTACTGACAGAACTCTGTACCTTCCAGCATCATTTGCCACAGGGATTTCCCACGAGTACCACCATTGCTGAGTTAACACTGATACCGCTTGCTCAAAGACTGTTTGGCATGTGTAACCAGTACGGTCTGCAACTGAGCATATATGTTGATGACATATGCATTAGTGGTTCTCCAGTTCTGTTGAGGCTTGAGGCTCGCATCCTGAGAATGTTCCAGGAGATGCATTTTCGCTTGAATCTGAAGAAGAAGGAGCTCAGAAGTAAGCAGGAAGGAATCGCAGTCACTGGCGTTTTCATGCAAAACGGCTTCTGTACGACCAAACCGAAGTTTGATGAAAAGCTCTTGAAGAAGATTTGGGCTTATGAGCTAGCCCAAATGATATGCGATTCAACTCTCGCTGAAGACTTGCTTGGGAGTATAAGGGGACAACTCCTTTGGACTAGGCAACTGGATGAATCTAAGTATTTGTGTTTCCTGTCAGAGCTGAGGCAGGGCCAGATGATGTCGGGCACATGACTGACGCACCGTATGCTTCATCCTATCACCACTACTATACTATCGGTTTGACTTCATGCTACCCCATGTGGAATGTTGCCATTTACAGGGCTGTGATTATTTGTGCCGTTTGTTTCTCGCCTCCTCGGTTTCCACCCATCCGAATTCGCTTGCCAAGTAACGCGTCAATGCATATGATAAATGACTATGATTAAGAAGATTCTGATTGCTAATAGAGGAGAGATAGCGATACGGGTGATGCGGTCGTGTCGTGAGCTCGGCATCACAAGTGTCGCAGTCTTCTCCGACGCCGACGCCGACGCGTTTCATGTTCGTACCGCCGACCAGGCTTATCACATCGGACCGTCACCATCTTCAGAGAGTTATCTCGCAGCCGAGAAGATAATCGATGCGGCGAAAGCGACCGGAGCGGACGCCATCCATCCCGGTTACGGATTCCTCGCAGAGAATGCTCGATTCGCGCAGATGGTTATCGAAAATAATCTCACATGGATCGGCCCGCCGCCATCAGCGATAGAACTGATGGGCGATAAACTATCTGCCCGAAAGGCTGTGCAGAAATCGGATGTGCCGGTGGTTCCCGGTTTCGAGGAGGCGATTGACAACGTTGAGTCATTGCGGAAGGACATTGAGAAGATTGGGTATCCGGTGCTTGTCAAAGCGGCAGCCGGTGGTGGTGGCAAGGGGATGCGCATTGTCAACAGCAGCGACGAACTCGAGTCCGCCATTCGAGGAGCGTCATCGGAGGCGAAGAGCGCATTCGGCGATGATCGAGTTTATATCGAGAAGTACATATCCAATCCGCGTCATATCGAAATACAGATCATGGCTGACGCGCATGGTAACTGCGTGTACCTCGGTGAGCGCGAATGTTCGATTCAGCGAAGACACCAGAAAGTAATCGAAGAAGCACCATCGCCGCTAGTCAATAAAGCTATGCGTGAGAAGATGGGCAAAGCGGCAGTCCAGGTCTCACAGTCGTGCGGCTATGTGAATGCGGGGACGGTCGAATTCCTCGCCGACAATGACCGGAATTTCTATTTCCTCGAGATGAACACGCGACTTCAGGTCGAACATCCCGTAACGGAGATGATCACCGGTATCGATTTGGTCAAAGAGCAAATCAGTGTCGCGTCCGGCAACAAGCTCTCATTCGCACAGAAAGATATCACGATTCGCGGCCATGCGATCGAGTGCCGCATTTATGCCGAGGATCCAAGCAA
This genomic window contains:
- the recJ gene encoding single-stranded-DNA-specific exonuclease RecJ; translation: MPRLEWVVAPEPDYREVDELAQKLNLPNIIIKILMNRGLTDEDEIKSFIDPKMENLSDPFLLKDMDKAVERIVEALRLNEKILVYGDYDVDGVTASALMFLVLNKLGAQVLYYLPNRLVEGYGLSEDGIHEAERLGATLIVSVDTGVTANDEVVYARERGIDVVVTDHHEPGEKLPDAVAIVNPKCDKKTDAGHELAGVGVAFKVAQALYRRLNQNEEELEEHLDLVALGTSADIVPLIHENRILTKFGIKQIVRTTKPGLKKLVFVSGLMGKEISTGQVVFILAPRINAIGRLGNAVKAIKLLTTRDENAAGEIARFLDEENRRRKAIDEKTLNEALELMEKTVDLEKDKAIVLSSSGWHQGVIGIVASRLVERYYLPTVLISIEDGVGKGSARSIPAFHIYEALRGCGDVLLRFGGHKYAAGLSIEEKNVEEFRTRLKKVAAEQLSPDDLTPKLHIDAEVDLDDVDMDFVNTIEMFAPFGPQNMRPVFLTRNLNIVGQPYIVGRNHLKMRVRKGEREFDVIGFGFGDHANTLAMRGVDVDMAYVVEANTYYEQARIQLRVKDLRY
- the meaB gene encoding methylmalonyl Co-A mutase-associated GTPase MeaB, with translation MTMAVIDKFLDGDRRSLAKIITHVENRADNYREVLARLYPRTGKTYKIGFTGPPGAGKSSLVDLVANQLLEDGEMVSIIAVDPSSPFTGGALLGDRIRMARLSNHRNVYIRSMATRGSGGGLASATKDICVVLDSFGFDKVLVETVGVGQVELDIVDTADTVVVVLVPESGDTIQAMKAGLMEIADVFCLNKSDREGADRLAAELEMMLDIRRHGSEWHYPVVQTSALKGWGVDKLQEQIAAHQTYLKESGKFEKRRRRQVKREIYQHLQDMLLDEARNRIGGDATVEKIVDEIAEGSSDPYTEAERIFREHFT
- a CDS encoding helix-turn-helix transcriptional regulator → MTNIGMTLRTIRNLAGLKQGELAEKVGVSSNYVSLVENERREPSLKFLRKVAAELGIPLYVFFWENSVASDSSDPLSIEITEKVNNLFWDLIRRKLSRT
- a CDS encoding reverse transcriptase family protein, translated to MAKTLKVPVDDLFAWCGRKKRFVTEEERLIGAKYRQLKVPHGEFKELLRKIDQQLKRCPIPNYFYGSRKGVSAIDCALVHLHSPYILKLDLKDFFPSTDYRRVSNSLSQVCDKEAVLKLLTELCTFQHHLPQGFPTSTTIAELTLIPLAQRLFGMCNQYGLQLSIYVDDICISGSPVLLRLEARILRMFQEMHFRLNLKKKELRSKQEGIAVTGVFMQNGFCTTKPKFDEKLLKKIWAYELAQMICDSTLAEDLLGSIRGQLLWTRQLDESKYLCFLSELRQGQMMSGT
- the accC gene encoding acetyl-CoA carboxylase biotin carboxylase subunit, whose product is MKKILIANRGEIAIRVMRSCRELGITSVAVFSDADADAFHVRTADQAYHIGPSPSSESYLAAEKIIDAAKATGADAIHPGYGFLAENARFAQMVIENNLTWIGPPPSAIELMGDKLSARKAVQKSDVPVVPGFEEAIDNVESLRKDIEKIGYPVLVKAAAGGGGKGMRIVNSSDELESAIRGASSEAKSAFGDDRVYIEKYISNPRHIEIQIMADAHGNCVYLGERECSIQRRHQKVIEEAPSPLVNKAMREKMGKAAVQVSQSCGYVNAGTVEFLADNDRNFYFLEMNTRLQVEHPVTEMITGIDLVKEQISVASGNKLSFAQKDITIRGHAIECRIYAEDPSNNFMPSTGELKSYREPAGPGVRVDSGVVERSQIPIFYDPMISKLCTWGATRDEAIVRMKRALSEYRICGVSTAISFHEKVIEHEAFKRGDLTTHFIEDHFKDMDYLAGEDEHILEAAAIAACFYDYLDNKRISTGSESGGAASKWKTSGRISGLRKPLGGSK